The Eisenibacter elegans DSM 3317 sequence TTAAACAAGGAGTTGTTTTGATTGAAATATAAACTAGCTTCAAAATCAAAGTCATCTTCAGCCAACTTTATTTTGTATTCAGCATAACCAACTACTTGTGCCCAAAGCGCGGTATTAATTAGATAAAGCGACAATAATAATGTTATTATTTTTATAGTTAATGTATTATATTTTATATTAACAAAGAGTTAGTGTTATTTATTTTAATAAAATAATCACCAACTCTTTTAAGCAAATAAACCTAACTTATTAATCTTGAGAAAGCTCTTTGTAGCGAGCCAGGGCCTTCATTACTTTTTCACAGTTTCGAAGTTGTTGTGCTTTTCACACGCTCATCAATAGGGGAATACACAACCCAAACTTTCCTTTGGCTAACAAATGATTATCCATCGCGATAAAACAAAGATATTGGGGGGCTGCTGACTAAACAAGTCAATGGCTGACTAATTTAGTCAAAAAAACAACGACTGTTTTTAACAAACATCTAATAGACTTGTTATATTTTCTATAATGTTACTTATAGTAATATTTCAACTACTACTTTCCTGTGTATCAACTACCATCACTTCACAAACCTTTTCCTCACTATGAAAAAAATCGGTACTAAACTACGTGTCTTGAGGGTACTCCACGGCTACTCGCAAGAATATGTGGCTCATCACCTCGCAATGAGCCAAAAATCCTACTCCCGCTTAGAAACAGATGAGCGTATGCCAACCAGCTACCTCGCCGGGCTCTTATCTCGGCTATACCATTTACCAGAAGGACAGCTGAGGCGCTTTTTGGAATTAAAAGATCAAATCTTGTTGGCTAGGCTTTTGACTGAGGGGCATATCGCCCCCCTCCATACACACCACCTATAGTATCATCAAAAAAACCCCCTATCCTTGGCCTAATCTGCCTTGGGTAGGGGATTGCCAGTATATACAGTGTGCTAATCCTCTAGGTCGAGAGTATCGAGATAGGCCAAGAAGACCTCGTCATCTGCCTGTACGATGCTGAAAAGATGTGCATAATGCTCCTTGAGTGTTTGTACA is a genomic window containing:
- a CDS encoding helix-turn-helix transcriptional regulator → MKKIGTKLRVLRVLHGYSQEYVAHHLAMSQKSYSRLETDERMPTSYLAGLLSRLYHLPEGQLRRFLELKDQILLARLLTEGHIAPLHTHHL